In Salisediminibacterium beveridgei, one DNA window encodes the following:
- a CDS encoding PAS domain-containing sensor histidine kinase, which yields MRNKFRSVRQKVLLFGFLMTIIPLVLISVYYLTDLTDYVGSTSEEIQEMRLHNLAGDIRSDIRQVTHQLDILAALDQPENDQGAFYEVLRSMPAIDSLVMLDAEGMVSSEIARNALNHRRTGTSWFQGDALEPDGTNLSEVLFNDYGQPYLQMVTSYGDGGYIGASVQLQKLIGSVSSYQLNDETVIYLQDHTGQIIAHQDYSRLWQSDVDEIEDGIHMRTAIDEVDWELVMDQPRREAMTPVFDMMRRGAFTATVMILFGSVISVFAGLYFVKPIEQLQRGMLRMKTDDRPETMPVERSDELGELTESFNEMNETIQEKEQRLRQEKERLDIVVNSMDAGLAVVRKDYSIAWLNPKLRGWIGEKTTVPCFKLFNDSDTPCYSCPLGETNPFEKMDEVLTRTDETGQERVYRHRVFPLQYTLEQDEEALIVMEDITEERLMEEKIIQTDKLSALGLMASSFAHEVNNPLASVQVYAEDLSDRLTGNQQELLDSGDMAHYLSIIRKNIDRCKTITANLLNFSRKEHWQDTHLNIRQVADDSLMLMDHSLKKSGVQVHVDEETDMPLITGDAMKLSQVFVNLIQNAIDAIADKEEGTLTIRLFQAAGEVVAEVHDNGTGIPQTDFDKLFDPFFTSKPTGKGTGLGLSVCYGIVQQMKGTMEVESQVGQGSTFRIRLPGQAGNLKNVRQMEE from the coding sequence CTATCTGACGGATCTGACTGATTATGTAGGCAGTACCAGCGAGGAAATCCAGGAGATGCGTCTTCATAACCTCGCCGGAGATATCCGTTCAGATATCCGGCAGGTGACGCATCAATTGGATATCCTCGCAGCATTGGATCAGCCGGAGAATGATCAGGGTGCTTTTTATGAAGTCCTTCGATCCATGCCAGCGATCGATTCTTTGGTGATGCTTGATGCAGAAGGAATGGTGTCTTCTGAAATTGCGAGAAATGCCCTGAATCATCGAAGGACAGGAACCAGCTGGTTCCAAGGAGATGCCTTGGAACCTGACGGAACAAATTTGTCTGAGGTTCTCTTTAATGATTACGGTCAGCCGTATCTGCAAATGGTAACGTCCTATGGGGACGGTGGGTACATCGGTGCGTCGGTACAGCTGCAAAAATTGATTGGCAGCGTGTCTTCGTATCAGCTCAATGATGAAACGGTCATTTACCTTCAGGATCACACAGGACAGATCATTGCCCATCAGGATTACTCACGACTCTGGCAGTCGGATGTGGATGAAATCGAAGACGGGATTCATATGCGGACAGCCATTGACGAAGTGGATTGGGAGTTGGTGATGGACCAGCCGAGAAGGGAAGCGATGACCCCGGTTTTTGATATGATGCGCCGGGGAGCCTTCACTGCAACGGTGATGATCCTGTTTGGCAGTGTGATCAGCGTCTTTGCCGGTCTTTATTTCGTCAAGCCGATCGAGCAGCTTCAGCGGGGAATGCTCCGCATGAAGACTGATGACAGGCCGGAAACGATGCCCGTGGAACGAAGTGATGAGTTAGGTGAACTGACGGAATCATTTAACGAAATGAATGAAACCATACAGGAAAAAGAACAGCGCCTCCGTCAGGAAAAAGAACGCCTCGATATAGTAGTGAACTCGATGGATGCCGGTCTCGCGGTGGTCCGTAAAGATTATTCCATTGCCTGGCTGAATCCGAAGCTCCGGGGCTGGATTGGTGAAAAAACAACAGTGCCTTGTTTCAAGCTCTTTAACGATTCAGATACCCCTTGTTATTCGTGCCCGCTGGGTGAAACAAATCCTTTTGAGAAAATGGATGAAGTACTCACGCGGACCGACGAGACAGGTCAGGAAAGGGTTTACCGGCATCGGGTGTTCCCTTTGCAGTATACATTGGAACAAGATGAAGAAGCTTTGATTGTGATGGAGGATATTACCGAAGAGAGACTGATGGAGGAGAAAATCATTCAGACAGATAAATTGTCCGCCCTCGGACTCATGGCTTCATCCTTTGCCCATGAGGTCAATAATCCACTGGCATCGGTTCAGGTGTATGCTGAAGATCTCAGTGACCGGTTGACGGGAAATCAGCAGGAATTGCTCGATAGTGGCGACATGGCACATTATCTGTCCATTATCCGTAAGAATATCGACCGATGCAAAACCATCACCGCAAACCTTCTGAATTTCTCCAGGAAAGAGCATTGGCAAGACACGCATTTGAACATCAGGCAAGTTGCTGACGACAGTCTGATGCTGATGGATCATTCCTTGAAAAAATCCGGTGTTCAGGTGCATGTCGATGAAGAAACGGACATGCCGTTGATTACCGGAGATGCCATGAAGCTCTCCCAAGTATTTGTGAACCTGATCCAGAATGCGATCGATGCGATAGCGGACAAAGAGGAAGGAACCCTTACGATCCGGCTCTTTCAAGCAGCAGGAGAAGTCGTTGCGGAAGTTCATGACAACGGCACAGGAATCCCGCAGACCGATTTTGACAAATTGTTCGATCCCTTCTTCACCTCGAAACCGACAGGGAAAGGAACCGGGCTGGGCTTGTCCGTCTGTTACGGCATCGTGCAACAAATGAAGGGAACGATGGAAGTCGAGAGTCAAGTCGGACAAGGTTCCACGTTCCGGATCCGCCTTCCGGGCCAGGCGGGAAATCTGAAGAATGTCAGACAGATGGAGGAATGA
- a CDS encoding sigma-54-dependent transcriptional regulator: MHRILVADDEKDLRELLVSRLKRKGFDAKGAASGEEAMTLLQKESFDIGIFDIRMEPMDGLTLLENVKRRQEMMDVEVIMLTGHGTMETAIDAMKKGAYDYLTKPYNLAELEVVIAKALEKRKLSEENQTMRSLLHAKEKDFDIVGRSAAIERVKHLTARVADADASILIEGESGTGKELVAKGLHYWSKRAAEPFIAVNSGAIPEQLIESELFGHARGAFTGAQKEKKGLVEAADGGTLFLDEIGEMPKDTQVKLLRFLETGTFRRVGETRERAIQVRVVAATNRSLSEEAAAGRFREDLFYRLQVMIIDVPPLRERKEDIPLLVDFFLKQSGQRQLTEHAMNELIRYDFPGNIRELMHILERGCLLSPHNEIEAADLMLPGGTRQASKQDDGCDPLRTLEEVERTHIDSVLTHTDWNKSEAAGILGISVRNIYRKIEQHQLEKNSE, translated from the coding sequence ATGCACCGTATACTTGTTGCGGATGATGAGAAGGACTTGAGGGAGCTGCTTGTCAGCCGGTTGAAGCGAAAAGGATTTGATGCAAAGGGTGCCGCTTCCGGCGAGGAGGCGATGACCCTTTTGCAGAAGGAATCATTTGATATCGGTATTTTTGATATCCGTATGGAGCCGATGGATGGTTTGACGTTGCTTGAGAACGTGAAGAGGCGCCAGGAAATGATGGATGTCGAAGTGATCATGCTGACCGGCCACGGAACGATGGAAACGGCGATCGATGCCATGAAAAAGGGAGCCTATGATTATTTGACAAAGCCTTATAATCTGGCCGAACTTGAAGTGGTGATCGCGAAAGCGCTGGAAAAAAGAAAGCTTTCCGAAGAGAATCAGACGATGCGCAGTCTGCTCCACGCCAAAGAAAAGGATTTTGACATCGTCGGGCGTTCCGCAGCGATCGAACGGGTGAAGCATCTGACAGCCCGGGTCGCGGATGCCGATGCTTCGATCCTGATTGAAGGAGAGAGCGGCACTGGTAAAGAGCTGGTGGCGAAAGGGCTGCATTACTGGAGTAAACGGGCGGCTGAACCATTCATAGCGGTGAATTCGGGGGCGATCCCTGAACAGCTGATTGAAAGTGAGCTCTTCGGCCATGCCAGAGGGGCCTTTACAGGTGCGCAAAAAGAGAAAAAAGGTCTCGTTGAGGCGGCGGATGGGGGCACGCTGTTCCTCGATGAAATCGGTGAGATGCCGAAGGATACGCAGGTGAAGCTGCTGCGCTTTCTCGAAACAGGGACATTCAGACGAGTGGGTGAAACCAGGGAACGTGCCATCCAGGTCAGAGTCGTGGCGGCAACGAATCGTTCCTTATCAGAGGAAGCGGCAGCAGGGCGTTTCAGAGAAGATTTGTTTTACCGGCTGCAGGTGATGATCATTGACGTTCCGCCTTTGAGGGAGCGAAAAGAGGATATTCCTTTACTGGTTGATTTCTTTTTGAAGCAGTCGGGTCAGAGACAGCTGACGGAACACGCCATGAATGAACTGATCCGGTATGATTTTCCCGGGAATATTCGTGAATTGATGCATATTCTCGAGCGGGGCTGTCTGCTCTCGCCCCATAATGAGATTGAAGCGGCGGATCTGATGTTGCCGGGCGGGACCCGTCAGGCCTCGAAGCAAGATGATGGCTGCGATCCGCTCAGGACGTTGGAGGAAGTGGAGCGCACCCATATCGACAGCGTACTGACTCATACGGACTGGAACAAATCCGAAGCCGCCGGGATTCTAGGCATCAGCGTACGCAATATTTACAGGAAGATTGAACAGCACCAGCTTGAAAAAAATTCAGAATGA